In the Flavobacterium sp. 90 genome, CCAAATGTTGAATTTCATGCCTGCGATGTAAGCGAACTTCCTTTTGCTGACAACACATTCGATGCTATTAGTTGCCGAATGGGTTTTATGTTTTTCCCCGATATGCTCTTGGCTGCTCAGGAAATGTTTCGGGTTTTAAAACCTGGCGGAAAAATTGCGATCGCAGTTTGGAGTGTGCCAGAGAAAAATTTCTGGGTAACTGCCATTGGCGGAACCATTAACAGAAACATGGAATTACCTCCGCCTGCGCCCGAAGCTCCTGGAATGTTTCGTTGCTCAAGACCTGGTTTTATGATGGATATTTTTAGTCAGGCTGGTTTTAAACACATTTCTGAAAAAGAAGTAATTGGCAAATTAAACTGCAGAACAGCCGAGGTTTACTGGAACATGATGACCGAAATTGCAGCTCCATTTGTTGCCGCTCTCAGCTATGCAAATGATGCCATGAAAGAAAAAATAAAACACGCAGTTTTCACTTTGATCAACGAAAGATATCCTGAAGGAAATGTAATAATAGATGGAGATGCGCTTATAATTTATGGTGAGAAATGACAATT is a window encoding:
- a CDS encoding class I SAM-dependent methyltransferase, with amino-acid sequence MEPKLQEIREQQKAAWNKFSPGWKKWDFEILDFMRPFADEIIALINPKGSEVILDVAAGTGEPGLSIASMLSGGKVIITDLAYDMLTIARENAIKKEIPNVEFHACDVSELPFADNTFDAISCRMGFMFFPDMLLAAQEMFRVLKPGGKIAIAVWSVPEKNFWVTAIGGTINRNMELPPPAPEAPGMFRCSRPGFMMDIFSQAGFKHISEKEVIGKLNCRTAEVYWNMMTEIAAPFVAALSYANDAMKEKIKHAVFTLINERYPEGNVIIDGDALIIYGEK